In a single window of the Paenibacillus sp. MMS20-IR301 genome:
- a CDS encoding LacI family DNA-binding transcriptional regulator translates to MATIKDIAREAGVSAATVSRVLNNDLSLAVSEDTRTRIFAVAGQLGYKPSRLKQMKRDTVLGGKNITLLLWCSPEEERDDPYYGSIRRGVELRCEELGIRLGQTLRGRGVLPQLPAGDGLIVVGGFAPGDWERLHSDISTIVLVDQYTERPEYDSVRTHFRQAVNQALGHLLALGHRDIAFIGGGGEGERRAHHFKRVLEEQGCYDDALIRAGGGWGSADGYRMMDGLLAGAKRPTACFAASDPLAVGALRALHDHGVQVPEEMAIVGFDDIEMAAYVQPPLTTVRAYPEQMGKAAVQLLAERFEGREAPSHTIIGTKLIIRETSGGTPE, encoded by the coding sequence TTGGCAACAATTAAAGACATCGCCCGCGAGGCCGGCGTATCCGCCGCAACCGTATCGCGGGTGCTGAATAATGACCTGTCCCTGGCCGTCAGCGAGGATACGCGCACCCGCATATTTGCAGTCGCCGGACAGCTGGGCTACAAGCCTTCCCGCCTGAAGCAAATGAAGCGCGACACCGTGCTCGGCGGCAAGAACATTACGCTGCTGCTCTGGTGCTCTCCCGAGGAAGAGCGGGATGATCCGTATTACGGCTCGATCCGCCGCGGCGTGGAGCTGCGCTGCGAGGAGCTGGGCATCCGGCTGGGCCAGACGCTGCGCGGGCGCGGTGTCCTGCCCCAGCTGCCAGCCGGTGACGGCCTTATCGTCGTCGGCGGCTTCGCCCCCGGGGACTGGGAGCGGCTGCATTCGGACATCAGCACCATCGTACTGGTTGACCAGTACACGGAACGTCCGGAATATGACTCCGTCCGCACGCATTTCCGCCAGGCTGTTAACCAGGCGCTCGGCCATCTGCTGGCGCTGGGCCACCGGGATATCGCCTTCATCGGCGGGGGCGGCGAAGGCGAGCGCCGGGCCCATCATTTCAAGCGGGTCCTGGAGGAACAGGGCTGTTACGACGACGCGCTGATCCGGGCAGGCGGCGGCTGGGGCAGCGCAGACGGCTACCGGATGATGGACGGGCTGCTGGCCGGGGCCAAACGGCCGACCGCCTGCTTCGCCGCCAGCGATCCGCTGGCTGTCGGCGCCCTTCGAGCCCTGCACGACCACGGTGTGCAGGTGCCAGAAGAGATGGCCATCGTCGGCTTCGACGATATTGAGATGGCCGCCTACGTCCAGCCTCCGCTGACAACGGTCCGGGCCTATCCCGAGCAGATGGGCAAGGCAGCTGTCCAGCTCCTGGCCGAGCGGTTCGAAGGCCGGGAGGCGCCTTCGCATACGATCATCGGCACGAAGCTGATTATCCGGGAGACCAGCGGCGGAACGCCGGAATAA
- a CDS encoding sensor histidine kinase, which produces MKQTTFAGRWFGRLRFKSKVIAIFLPLLILSLLILGALSSHLFSRSLIDRTTRNVADESQLILSRTDYILRSAETAANIMVTNINRLYESYPGEQALPLERVRFANLMQSRLSTDLSIFREVDAAVFVGKEGVIYPSYTTGGDEAGLAASGMLERVQQAGSYGVSQWFGMDKRDYLTSDPAAPVLTLGKMVINIDTGETLGTLFLMIKEEQLSAFLQSSDPAAPKAYYFMDEQGRIAAAADKDSLLKPIEPAMAAAIRAGNSGSEHASFSYKDDGNLVTVSHYGRMDWELINVVSLKLLTADVRQNVRLTALVGALCLIFSLFGANILSRMVAGPLERLTRAMRQVVSGDLRPVAAVRTEDEIGTIAEAFNFMVGRVGELLSEVTEEQRRKREYELALISAQIKPHFLYNTLDTIYVLNELDRNEEARDTTKALADFYRMVLNQGRELIILEKEARITDDYLAIMQIRYPDVFRYELDIPAELSGTPIPKLSLQPLVENAIYHGLKKKGSKGFIRIGAYRLEGRVIVQVSDNGIGMDEERIAAIMSGSPQGDETRSIGTYSVRQRLSLYFGEEYGLTVRSAAGEGTVIELSLPGAANERREEQDV; this is translated from the coding sequence TTGAAACAGACAACATTTGCCGGGAGATGGTTCGGCCGGCTGCGCTTCAAAAGCAAGGTAATTGCCATCTTTCTTCCCTTGCTGATCCTGTCACTGCTCATTCTGGGCGCATTATCCAGCCATTTATTCAGCCGTTCCTTAATCGACCGGACGACACGCAATGTGGCGGACGAATCCCAGCTGATTCTGTCGCGCACCGATTATATTCTCCGCAGTGCGGAGACAGCTGCCAATATTATGGTCACCAACATCAACCGCTTATACGAATCCTATCCGGGTGAACAGGCATTGCCGCTGGAACGGGTACGGTTTGCGAACCTTATGCAGAGCCGCTTATCCACGGACCTGTCGATTTTCCGGGAGGTGGATGCAGCGGTCTTCGTCGGCAAGGAAGGTGTAATCTACCCTTCTTACACGACCGGCGGTGATGAAGCAGGCCTTGCGGCAAGCGGAATGCTGGAACGGGTGCAGCAGGCCGGGAGCTACGGGGTATCACAGTGGTTCGGCATGGACAAGCGGGACTACCTGACTTCAGATCCGGCCGCTCCGGTGCTTACTCTCGGTAAAATGGTCATTAACATCGACACCGGTGAGACTCTGGGCACTTTGTTCCTGATGATTAAAGAGGAGCAGCTGTCAGCGTTTCTGCAGTCCAGTGACCCGGCTGCGCCCAAAGCCTATTATTTCATGGATGAACAGGGCCGGATCGCAGCGGCGGCGGACAAGGACAGTCTGCTGAAGCCGATTGAGCCGGCGATGGCTGCTGCCATCCGGGCGGGGAACAGCGGGAGTGAGCATGCCAGCTTTTCTTACAAGGATGACGGCAATCTGGTTACGGTCAGCCATTACGGGCGGATGGACTGGGAGCTGATTAACGTGGTCTCGCTGAAGCTCCTGACGGCGGATGTCCGGCAGAACGTACGGCTGACGGCGCTGGTCGGGGCGCTGTGCCTGATCTTTTCCCTCTTCGGCGCGAATATTCTGTCGCGGATGGTGGCCGGCCCGCTGGAACGGCTGACCCGGGCGATGCGGCAGGTGGTGAGCGGCGATCTGCGTCCTGTAGCTGCTGTACGGACAGAGGATGAGATCGGAACGATTGCCGAGGCCTTCAATTTCATGGTCGGCCGGGTCGGCGAGCTGCTGAGTGAAGTGACCGAGGAGCAGAGACGCAAGCGGGAATATGAGCTGGCGCTGATCAGCGCACAGATCAAACCGCATTTTTTATATAACACACTGGATACGATCTACGTCCTGAACGAGCTGGACCGTAATGAGGAAGCCCGGGATACGACCAAGGCGCTGGCGGATTTCTACCGGATGGTGCTCAACCAGGGCAGGGAGCTGATTATTCTGGAGAAGGAAGCGCGGATCACCGACGACTACCTCGCCATTATGCAGATCCGTTACCCGGATGTATTCCGCTATGAGCTGGATATCCCGGCTGAGCTGTCCGGAACGCCGATTCCGAAGCTGTCGCTGCAGCCGCTGGTGGAGAACGCGATTTATCACGGGCTGAAGAAGAAGGGCAGCAAGGGCTTCATCCGCATCGGGGCTTACAGGCTGGAGGGGCGGGTGATCGTTCAGGTGAGTGATAACGGCATCGGCATGGATGAAGAGCGGATTGCCGCCATTATGAGCGGAAGCCCGCAGGGGGATGAGACCCGGTCAATCGGCACATACAGTGTGCGGCAGCGGCTCAGCCTCTATTTCGGGGAGGAATACGGCCTGACGGTCCGGAGTGCTGCCGGTGAGGGAACGGTAATTGAGCTGTCATTGCCGGGTGCGGCGAATGAAAGGAGGGAGGAACAGGATGTATAA
- a CDS encoding response regulator, translating into MYKVMIVDDEPLFRDYLRLKMDWQSHGFEVCCEARDGLEALLEAEKHQPHLALIDINMPFMDGIELAGKLKDRFGRIVIVFVSGHNEFEYLQKAVRTGVQDYLLKPFNAEEMLDMLGRVRPKLPRLSREQETAGQAKEGGSAAASGQSSQAGQAGQAPAELSSIRDAIVLGLRMKDADILDEVRKAVRQLRGSRWGDEYADAMMMGLLSLVLTFAGERGFSFSRVWDSGEDKAPYDRLKACASWEEAEEWLIALYRRVIQLTEDVKPTKASSLFAAAISYIGQHYADAELSAEQVASGVYVDSSYLRRIFRKESGYSIVDHITHIRMKKARILLLEGNRRLADISESVGYADPNYFSKSFKKRFGVTPTEYEQLVKK; encoded by the coding sequence ATGTATAAGGTGATGATTGTCGATGATGAGCCGCTGTTCCGCGATTATCTGCGGTTGAAAATGGACTGGCAAAGCCACGGCTTCGAGGTCTGCTGTGAAGCGCGGGATGGCCTTGAAGCGCTGCTTGAGGCGGAGAAGCATCAGCCGCATCTGGCGCTGATCGATATTAATATGCCGTTTATGGACGGGATCGAGCTGGCCGGGAAGCTGAAGGACCGGTTCGGGCGGATCGTAATCGTCTTCGTATCGGGCCATAATGAATTTGAGTATCTGCAAAAAGCAGTGCGGACCGGTGTGCAGGATTATCTGCTCAAGCCGTTCAACGCGGAAGAGATGCTGGACATGCTGGGCCGGGTCCGGCCGAAGCTGCCCCGGCTGTCCCGTGAGCAGGAGACGGCTGGGCAGGCGAAGGAAGGCGGCAGTGCTGCGGCTTCCGGGCAGTCCAGCCAAGCAGGCCAAGCAGGCCAGGCCCCGGCGGAGCTCAGCTCCATCCGTGATGCGATTGTGCTGGGGCTGCGCATGAAGGATGCCGATATTCTGGATGAGGTGCGCAAGGCGGTCCGCCAGCTCCGCGGCAGCAGATGGGGCGATGAATATGCGGATGCCATGATGATGGGGCTGCTCTCACTGGTGCTGACCTTTGCCGGTGAACGCGGGTTCTCCTTCAGCAGGGTCTGGGACAGCGGGGAGGACAAGGCGCCGTATGACAGGCTGAAGGCCTGCGCTTCCTGGGAGGAAGCCGAAGAATGGCTGATCGCCCTGTACCGCAGGGTGATTCAGCTGACGGAGGATGTGAAGCCGACGAAGGCTTCGAGCCTGTTCGCCGCAGCGATCAGCTATATCGGGCAGCATTATGCGGATGCGGAGCTGTCGGCAGAGCAGGTGGCCAGCGGCGTATATGTCGATTCCAGCTATCTGCGCCGGATCTTCCGCAAGGAGTCGGGGTATTCCATCGTCGACCACATTACCCATATCCGGATGAAAAAAGCGCGTATACTCCTCCTGGAGGGCAACCGCCGGCTCGCGGATATATCCGAGAGCGTCGGCTACGCGGACCCCAATTACTTCAGCAAAAGCTTCAAAAAGCGCTTCGGCGTAACGCCGACAGAATACGAGCAGCTGGTTAAGAAGTAG
- a CDS encoding extracellular solute-binding protein: MKAQHKRLSALMITLSMTLLLSACGGGNAATNDSAEPAAAPEGGAVKLKVYAQHFDEDTKGPFDYAVEELKKEMPEVEIELDSAVQDGNQKLKTYAATGNMPDIYFTDWATLQTFAKSKNVEILDDYAATTEYKASLNPGVESRLIAPDGHVYAYPDTGIEFQLIYYNKTIFDKAGIATPIKTIDELAAAAVKLKEAGYVPMSIFAKEKWISAAFYNGLVTREEAAGFGALDQQGLTELPQAFVTAAQQIEQLQQAGLFDANATNTNYDQASSQFYQGKSAMFVNGQWEIYSSAEKLGDQVDWMYWPAKDEATYEASKYYIDGAGSPQGYAVSPASSNKETAVKVAAFLAAKSAEYKYTQLGSPIISPKTDKPIASDVPVMMQRVADELLPSAKEYAKLLSNTQIQNAINDNTQNLLVDGFKAQNFVDNLNRTLGKENK, translated from the coding sequence ATGAAAGCTCAGCACAAACGTTTAAGCGCACTAATGATAACGCTTTCCATGACACTGCTGCTGTCGGCCTGCGGCGGAGGCAATGCAGCTACCAATGACAGCGCGGAACCGGCTGCGGCACCTGAGGGCGGCGCGGTCAAGCTGAAGGTATATGCCCAGCATTTTGACGAAGATACAAAAGGCCCGTTCGACTACGCGGTGGAAGAGCTGAAGAAGGAAATGCCGGAGGTGGAGATTGAGCTGGATTCCGCTGTACAAGACGGCAACCAGAAGCTGAAGACTTACGCGGCTACAGGCAATATGCCGGATATTTATTTCACCGACTGGGCTACGCTGCAGACCTTTGCCAAATCGAAGAATGTAGAGATTCTGGATGATTATGCAGCCACAACGGAATACAAAGCGAGCCTGAACCCGGGCGTGGAATCCCGCCTGATTGCTCCGGACGGCCATGTGTATGCCTACCCGGATACAGGAATCGAGTTCCAGCTGATCTATTACAACAAAACCATCTTCGATAAAGCGGGCATTGCTACCCCGATTAAGACGATTGATGAGCTGGCGGCAGCAGCTGTGAAATTGAAGGAGGCCGGATATGTGCCGATGTCGATTTTTGCAAAAGAGAAATGGATCAGCGCCGCCTTCTATAACGGCCTTGTCACCCGTGAAGAAGCCGCAGGCTTCGGCGCACTGGATCAGCAGGGGCTGACGGAGCTGCCGCAGGCATTCGTTACAGCAGCGCAGCAGATCGAACAGCTGCAGCAAGCCGGCTTGTTCGATGCCAACGCCACCAATACAAACTATGACCAGGCTTCCTCACAGTTCTATCAGGGCAAATCGGCCATGTTCGTTAACGGACAGTGGGAGATTTACAGCTCGGCTGAGAAGCTTGGCGACCAGGTCGACTGGATGTACTGGCCTGCCAAGGATGAAGCTACCTACGAGGCATCCAAATACTATATCGACGGTGCCGGTTCACCACAGGGGTATGCTGTATCTCCGGCAAGCAGCAACAAAGAAACTGCAGTCAAGGTAGCCGCATTCCTGGCGGCGAAATCCGCTGAGTACAAATATACGCAGCTGGGCAGCCCGATCATCTCACCGAAGACCGACAAGCCGATTGCTTCCGACGTGCCGGTGATGATGCAGCGGGTAGCGGATGAGCTGCTGCCGAGCGCCAAGGAATACGCGAAGCTGCTGAGCAACACGCAGATTCAGAACGCGATTAATGACAATACGCAGAATCTGCTGGTGGACGGCTTCAAAGCGCAGAATTTCGTGGACAACCTTAACCGTACACTGGGCAAGGAAAATAAATAG
- a CDS encoding sugar ABC transporter permease, translated as MNKYLGNKPALALFLLPALLLYSVILIYPVLQTVLRSFYDWDGLSTASFSGLANYRELFSDPLLATSLKNGLLFAVVLAVFQIGLGTILALVCANPKIRGRKLLKTAYFIPVVLSVTVVCQLWIAMYDPTNGLVNKLFELLHIPYRQNWLTSPTQSIIAIAFVNAWQFMGYQFSLLYAGVKAVPEDYFEAATIDGCGKWRAHLHVTLPLMRETFKFCFTIAITSGIGAFVQMLIMTNGGPGTTNYTLTFMIYRYAFMESNYGYACAVSVLLVMISLAATLVINKVFDRGQNV; from the coding sequence ATGAACAAATACTTGGGAAATAAACCGGCGCTGGCGCTGTTTCTGCTCCCTGCTCTATTGCTTTACAGTGTCATCCTGATCTATCCTGTGCTGCAGACGGTGCTGCGGAGCTTCTATGACTGGGACGGGCTGAGCACGGCAAGCTTCTCGGGGCTGGCCAACTACCGCGAGCTGTTCAGTGATCCGCTGCTGGCTACCTCACTGAAGAACGGGCTGCTCTTCGCCGTTGTCCTCGCTGTATTTCAGATTGGCCTGGGCACCATTCTGGCGCTCGTCTGCGCGAATCCGAAGATCCGAGGACGCAAGCTGCTGAAGACGGCGTATTTCATTCCGGTAGTACTGTCAGTGACAGTAGTCTGCCAGCTGTGGATTGCCATGTATGATCCGACGAACGGTCTGGTCAACAAGCTGTTCGAGCTGCTGCATATCCCGTACCGCCAGAACTGGCTCACATCACCGACCCAGTCAATTATCGCAATTGCTTTTGTCAATGCATGGCAGTTCATGGGCTACCAGTTCTCCCTGCTGTATGCCGGAGTCAAGGCTGTGCCGGAGGATTACTTCGAGGCTGCAACCATTGACGGCTGCGGCAAATGGCGGGCTCACCTGCATGTAACACTGCCGCTGATGCGGGAGACATTCAAATTCTGCTTCACTATCGCCATCACGTCGGGGATCGGGGCTTTTGTGCAAATGCTCATTATGACAAACGGCGGACCCGGAACGACCAACTATACTTTAACCTTCATGATTTACCGCTATGCCTTTATGGAGAGCAACTATGGTTATGCCTGCGCCGTATCCGTGCTGCTCGTAATGATCTCACTGGCAGCAACGCTTGTAATCAACAAAGTATTCGACCGGGGACAGAACGTGTAA
- a CDS encoding carbohydrate ABC transporter permease: protein MNSKTTFRSIGQILLQIPLWLYFIVSIYPLFWMISYSLKNNDEIFVTNPFGLPTHFRFENYVNAWTQFNIPRYFLNSFVVSTISTLCILLLALMFAFAVARMQWKFRSAVRTYMIVGMFMPLQVIMIPLAILVRDFHLTNTFGALIIPYIAIGLPFSTMVFYGFLVSIPREIEEAACIDGASIYRLFGQVILPLALPAIATIAIFQFLNNWNEFTLAYILISDENMKTLPLGLLFFQGSYSTDWGAMGAVMTIASIPMVLVYLLLSEQVERAMTVGSAVKG from the coding sequence ATGAATTCAAAAACAACATTCCGGTCCATCGGGCAAATTCTGCTGCAAATACCGCTGTGGCTGTATTTTATCGTCTCGATTTATCCGCTGTTCTGGATGATCTCATATTCCCTCAAAAATAATGACGAAATCTTCGTGACCAACCCGTTCGGCCTGCCGACGCATTTCCGGTTCGAGAATTACGTCAATGCCTGGACGCAGTTCAACATTCCGCGTTACTTCCTGAACAGCTTCGTCGTATCCACGATCTCTACACTCTGTATTCTGCTGCTGGCACTAATGTTCGCCTTCGCTGTAGCCCGGATGCAGTGGAAGTTCCGCTCGGCAGTCAGAACGTATATGATTGTCGGAATGTTCATGCCGCTGCAGGTGATCATGATTCCGCTGGCGATTCTGGTCCGCGACTTCCATCTGACCAATACGTTCGGAGCGCTTATCATTCCTTACATCGCAATCGGGCTGCCGTTCTCTACAATGGTTTTCTACGGCTTCCTGGTCAGCATTCCCCGGGAAATTGAGGAGGCGGCCTGCATCGACGGAGCGAGCATCTACCGGCTGTTCGGCCAGGTGATTCTGCCGCTGGCCCTGCCGGCAATCGCTACGATTGCCATCTTCCAGTTCCTCAATAACTGGAACGAATTCACTCTGGCATATATCCTGATCTCGGATGAGAATATGAAGACACTGCCGCTCGGGCTGCTCTTCTTCCAGGGCTCCTACAGCACGGACTGGGGAGCGATGGGTGCAGTTATGACAATCGCTTCGATACCGATGGTGCTGGTCTATCTGCTGCTGAGCGAGCAGGTGGAGCGGGCCATGACCGTAGGCTCGGCGGTAAAGGGATAG
- a CDS encoding response regulator, whose translation MIKLLIADDEALVCIGLQSMLKWEQYNIEIVGIAHNGAQEEEMIDTLRPDIVISDIKMPIKSGLEVAASVRKKYGRLPLFIMLTSYEEFQYARGAIEVQATDYLVKLELTPDALAESVRRAITMLEAYQTMESYPKLMHRGNLQAQRDKFFVRLFNNLFENKNQYLLQKEDLDLDLPAPAYLVCTCRILGPDTVPPRGDKLVALCSSTVQMAKDTLSSVTPCYVTSLDLRNFALTLPVPGTDPQAWMPDIQKLLADMASVLHNYFNVTIIGAIGFAVEDPYLLRESYLAARKALPAAVKEHSFVFFTEGEQLEQAHLLFDFSESRSEIRRAFEEMDTHALTTIISRMIEIFDGRSDLLVPATDAACNILYMATSLLADGENIVEQIFEQEPEGYRAIYQMHTIEEIAGWLIQFRDGCSDILSSRRQSYKEQVVKNVQEYIKRNLGSKLSLNQVADVFNFSPNYLSHLFSKVAKVNYVEYITEIKITAAKEMMVRGEGRIYEISQKLGYESAFYFSKVFKKVTGISPRDYIQQIETGTQTVRSN comes from the coding sequence ATGATCAAATTATTAATTGCAGATGACGAGGCACTGGTCTGTATCGGCCTGCAATCCATGCTCAAATGGGAGCAATACAACATCGAAATTGTCGGCATTGCCCATAACGGCGCCCAGGAGGAAGAGATGATTGACACCCTCCGCCCCGACATTGTAATCAGCGATATCAAAATGCCGATCAAAAGCGGCCTCGAGGTGGCCGCCTCCGTCCGCAAGAAATACGGCCGGCTGCCGCTCTTCATCATGCTGACCAGCTACGAGGAATTCCAGTATGCGCGCGGCGCCATTGAAGTGCAGGCAACTGACTACCTGGTGAAGCTGGAGCTGACGCCGGATGCACTTGCCGAATCGGTCCGCAGAGCCATTACGATGCTTGAGGCTTATCAGACAATGGAGAGCTACCCCAAGCTGATGCACCGCGGCAATCTTCAGGCCCAGCGCGACAAATTCTTCGTCCGCCTGTTCAACAACCTGTTCGAGAACAAGAACCAGTACCTCCTACAGAAGGAGGATCTCGATCTGGATCTGCCTGCACCGGCCTACCTGGTCTGCACCTGCCGGATTCTCGGGCCGGACACCGTGCCGCCGCGCGGTGATAAGCTGGTCGCCCTGTGCTCAAGCACCGTACAAATGGCCAAGGATACGCTCTCCTCAGTTACTCCCTGCTATGTAACGAGTCTGGACCTGCGCAATTTCGCCCTGACTCTGCCTGTGCCGGGAACCGACCCGCAGGCCTGGATGCCGGATATCCAGAAGCTGCTGGCGGATATGGCCTCCGTGCTGCACAACTATTTCAATGTCACGATTATCGGCGCGATCGGCTTTGCCGTGGAGGACCCCTATCTGCTGCGCGAGAGCTATCTGGCCGCCCGGAAGGCACTGCCGGCAGCCGTTAAGGAGCATTCCTTCGTCTTCTTCACGGAGGGCGAGCAGCTGGAGCAGGCGCATCTGCTGTTCGACTTCTCCGAATCGCGCTCAGAGATCCGCCGTGCTTTTGAAGAGATGGATACCCATGCCTTAACCACCATCATCTCCAGGATGATTGAGATCTTCGACGGCCGGTCCGATCTGCTCGTTCCTGCTACTGACGCCGCCTGCAATATCCTGTATATGGCCACCTCGCTGCTTGCGGACGGGGAGAATATTGTGGAGCAGATCTTCGAGCAGGAGCCGGAGGGCTACCGGGCGATTTATCAGATGCATACTATAGAAGAAATCGCCGGCTGGCTGATCCAGTTCCGCGATGGTTGTTCGGATATCCTCTCCAGCCGCAGGCAGAGCTACAAGGAGCAGGTCGTCAAGAATGTCCAGGAGTACATCAAAAGAAATCTCGGCAGCAAGCTGTCGCTTAACCAGGTGGCCGATGTGTTCAACTTCAGTCCCAACTATCTGAGCCATCTGTTCTCCAAGGTCGCCAAAGTGAACTATGTAGAGTATATCACAGAGATCAAAATCACTGCCGCCAAGGAAATGATGGTCCGCGGGGAAGGCCGGATCTACGAGATCTCGCAGAAGCTCGGTTACGAAAGCGCCTTCTATTTCAGCAAGGTCTTCAAAAAGGTGACCGGAATCTCGCCCCGGGATTACATTCAGCAGATTGAGACGGGTACGCAGACGGTGCGGAGTAATTGA
- a CDS encoding sensor histidine kinase, translating to MFKTVRKSTIKSRIILLMAVFALLIAALLSFFSYELITYYQRKTTIQATEFNLQLVSHIIEQDLIDLSALAMTCSTNSSTNTLITEYFGSAQASPKQAINVFNSMQQDFLNNRSNSYARRLIVTDSNGKFLQVDKTGTSVPLTIHNISQITGLSDNAEEKWDRVIKDPLSNTNGIPFIFPIYGRGATRVGTVYLLANTSVITDKLKGYSLPKNSRLLLTLGNHHYQLTGDQVTAITEPYEPVAYTNEKPVGPQTQLSMVKLAKDEERHIVVSYPVRSGVILSQTLSGDLFAPKANIWILVMLGVVLLVIVLSAIITLYLTRTISLPVEKLKKRIDKIAQGNFLIDRNIEWNSELGDVGRGINRLSQDIVALMDSRLADEKQKQELEYRMLQSQINPHFLYNTLNSIKWMATIQNATGIAEMTTSLSRLLRSIAKDNRRLMPLKDELSLLDDYFLIQKYRYGSTVTMVQEIEHEELLTGLIPRFTLQPLVENAIFHGIEPKGRGDIIIKVAKSGFADLLVTVEDNGVGMKEEQISTILSVPEDEAKGMLENVGLRSVNERLQLAFGENYGLSIESNIGHYTRMKLLLPFLQRE from the coding sequence GTGTTCAAGACGGTTAGAAAATCTACTATTAAAAGCCGCATCATTCTGCTCATGGCCGTATTTGCACTGCTGATCGCTGCGCTGCTGTCTTTTTTCAGCTACGAATTGATTACTTATTATCAGCGCAAAACTACCATTCAGGCGACCGAGTTCAATCTGCAGCTGGTTTCCCATATTATAGAACAGGATTTAATTGATCTGTCTGCGCTGGCGATGACCTGCAGTACGAACTCTTCTACTAATACCCTTATTACAGAGTATTTCGGATCAGCGCAGGCAAGCCCTAAGCAAGCCATTAATGTCTTTAACTCGATGCAGCAGGATTTCCTGAACAACCGCTCCAACAGCTATGCCCGCCGCCTGATTGTTACGGACAGCAACGGAAAGTTCCTGCAGGTGGATAAGACCGGTACCTCCGTTCCGCTTACGATACACAATATCAGTCAAATTACCGGTCTTAGCGACAATGCCGAGGAGAAGTGGGACCGGGTGATCAAGGACCCGCTCTCCAATACGAACGGAATTCCTTTTATTTTTCCGATATACGGCAGAGGGGCAACCCGGGTGGGCACGGTGTACCTGTTAGCGAATACCTCTGTGATTACCGACAAGCTGAAAGGGTACTCCCTGCCGAAGAACTCCCGGCTGCTGCTGACGCTCGGCAATCATCATTATCAGCTGACCGGCGACCAGGTCACCGCTATTACAGAGCCGTATGAACCGGTGGCCTATACCAATGAAAAACCTGTCGGTCCGCAAACCCAGCTGTCTATGGTCAAGCTTGCAAAAGATGAAGAACGCCATATTGTGGTATCTTATCCCGTACGCAGCGGGGTCATTCTGTCACAGACTTTATCGGGTGACCTCTTCGCGCCTAAGGCAAATATATGGATTCTGGTCATGCTCGGCGTTGTCCTGCTGGTCATCGTCTTAAGCGCTATCATTACGCTGTATCTGACCCGAACGATCAGTCTTCCGGTAGAGAAGCTGAAGAAACGTATCGATAAAATCGCCCAGGGCAACTTCCTGATCGACCGCAACATCGAATGGAACAGTGAGCTTGGCGATGTAGGACGGGGAATCAACAGGCTGTCCCAGGATATCGTCGCTCTAATGGACAGCCGGCTCGCGGATGAGAAGCAGAAGCAGGAGCTGGAATACAGGATGCTCCAGAGCCAGATCAATCCGCATTTTCTCTACAACACCCTGAACTCCATTAAATGGATGGCGACGATCCAGAACGCTACAGGTATTGCGGAAATGACGACCTCCCTGTCCAGGCTGCTCCGCAGCATTGCCAAGGACAACCGGCGGCTGATGCCGCTGAAGGATGAGCTGAGCCTGCTGGATGATTATTTCCTGATCCAGAAATACCGCTATGGCAGCACCGTTACCATGGTTCAGGAGATTGAGCACGAAGAGCTGCTTACCGGCCTGATCCCCCGCTTCACGCTTCAGCCGCTGGTGGAGAATGCCATCTTCCACGGTATTGAGCCTAAAGGACGCGGTGATATTATCATCAAGGTGGCCAAAAGCGGATTCGCCGATCTTCTGGTCACGGTTGAAGACAACGGTGTCGGCATGAAGGAGGAGCAAATCTCCACGATTCTGTCTGTTCCGGAGGACGAAGCCAAGGGAATGCTGGAGAATGTCGGGCTGCGCAGCGTGAATGAGCGTCTGCAGCTGGCTTTTGGCGAGAATTACGGCCTCTCCATTGAGAGCAACATCGGCCACTATACTAGAATGAAGCTGCTCCTGCCCTTTCTGCAGCGAGAATAG